The Actinomadura graeca nucleotide sequence GAGTGAGGGACCGCCGCCGGTAGGGATCGAGATGGCCCAGCCCCCCGGAACGCCGTACGGGCCTCGACCGCCCGGCGCCTTCCCGCCGCCACCGCCCCCGCCCGCACCGCGCGGCCCGGGGCGTCTCCTCGTCGTCCTGTCCACCGTGGCCGCCGTGGTGCTCCTGCTGATCGCGAGCGTCGCCGGCTACCTGCTCCTGCGGGACGGGGACGCCGACGCCGAGATCTCCGGTCCCGCCGACCTGCGCCAGCCGCTGGTGTTCCAGCAGGTCGAGGCGGTCACCCGCCCGCCCTGCGCCGCCGGGACGCTCCCCGACACCAAGGGCACCTCCTGCTACCGGGCGGCCTCCGGCGGCATGTCCGTGACGCACGTCAAGGACATTAGGGTGGCCGCGCCCGACGCCGCGACCGGCCAGACGCAGTGGGGCGTCCTGCTGAAATTGGACACCGCCGACGCGGCCGGGTTCGCGCGGCTCAGCGGGCAGGCCGCGCAGAACCCGCAGGGTTCCCCGTCCCGGCAGATCGCCATGGTCACCGGCGGGACGGTCCTGGCCGCGCCGGAGATCGCCGGCGGCCCGATCACCGGCGGCGCCCTGACGATCAGCGGCCGGTTCACCCAGGCCGAGGTGCGGGACCTGATCCGCCGGATGACCGGGCGCGAGACCTCCTGAGGTGGGCTCCGCTACCGTGAGCGGCGTGGACGAGACGCCGCCGAACCCCGGCGAGGGCGAGGACGAGCACGGGTTCCGCGTCCACCTGGACAACTTCGAGGGCCCCTTCGACCTGCTGCTGGGGCTGATCTCCAAGCACAAGCTCGACATCACCGAGGTGTCGCTGCACAAGGTCACCGACGACTTCATCGCCCACATCCGCTCCTTCGGCAAGGAGTGGGACCTCGACCAGGCCAGCCACTTCCTGCTGGTCGCCGCGACCCTCCTGGACCTCAAGGCGGCGCGGCTCCTGCCGTCGGGGGAGGTCGACGACGAGGAGGACCTGGCGCTGCTGGAGGCCCGCGACCTGCTGTTCGCGCGGCTCCTGCAGTACCGCGCGTACAAGGAGGTCGCGAAGGTCATCGCCGGGCGCATCGCCGACCAGAACCGGCGGTTCCCGCGGCTGGTGCCGATGGAGCCGAAGTTCGCCAACCTGCTGCCGGAGGTGCTGCTCGGCCTCGGCCCGGAGGAGTTCGCGCGCCTGGCCGCCAAGGCCCTCGCACCCAAGGCGCCGCCGTCGGTGTCGGTCGAGCACATGTACCAGCCGAGGGCCAGCGTCAAGGAGCAGGCCGCGATCGTCGTGGAGCGGCTGCGGCGGCTCCGCACGACGACGTTCCGGGTCCTCGCCGCCGACGCCGAGGGCACCTACGAGGTCGTCGCCCGGTTCCTGGCTCTGCTGGAGCTGTACCGCGAGCGGGCGGTCACCTTCGAGCAGCTGGAGCCGCTCGGCGAGCTGCACGTCACCTGGACCGGCGCCGACGACGGCGACGTCGAGGTCGGCGACGACTACGAGGGCTCCCGCGAGCCGGACAAGGACGGCGCGCCCGACGGGCGCGGCGAGGACGGGGTGGACGATGACTGACGGGCCCGCCGGGGACGGCCACCCCGAGCTGCCCGGGTTGCGGGCGTCGATCGAGGCGATCCTGCTGGTCGTGGACGAGCCGGTCGCCGA carries:
- a CDS encoding segregation and condensation protein A, with amino-acid sequence MDETPPNPGEGEDEHGFRVHLDNFEGPFDLLLGLISKHKLDITEVSLHKVTDDFIAHIRSFGKEWDLDQASHFLLVAATLLDLKAARLLPSGEVDDEEDLALLEARDLLFARLLQYRAYKEVAKVIAGRIADQNRRFPRLVPMEPKFANLLPEVLLGLGPEEFARLAAKALAPKAPPSVSVEHMYQPRASVKEQAAIVVERLRRLRTTTFRVLAADAEGTYEVVARFLALLELYRERAVTFEQLEPLGELHVTWTGADDGDVEVGDDYEGSREPDKDGAPDGRGEDGVDDD
- a CDS encoding SecDF P1 head subdomain-containing protein, whose product is MAQPPGTPYGPRPPGAFPPPPPPPAPRGPGRLLVVLSTVAAVVLLLIASVAGYLLLRDGDADAEISGPADLRQPLVFQQVEAVTRPPCAAGTLPDTKGTSCYRAASGGMSVTHVKDIRVAAPDAATGQTQWGVLLKLDTADAAGFARLSGQAAQNPQGSPSRQIAMVTGGTVLAAPEIAGGPITGGALTISGRFTQAEVRDLIRRMTGRETS